Below is a genomic region from Burkholderiales bacterium.
CCTGGTCAGCCCTCGCGTGGCACTGATTGGAGATGCAGCCCATGTTGTGCATCCGCTTGCCGGTCAGGGCGTCAATCTCGGTTTTCAGGACGCGCGCGTGCTGGGCGAAACGCTATTGCACCGCGGCGCGCAACCGGATTGCGGCGACTACCATTTGCTGCGGCGTTATCAACGGGCGCGACGAGAGGATATCCTGGCAATGCAGCTCACCACGCACGGGCTACAGCGCCTTTTTAGCAATCCTTGGCTCTCCGGCTTGCGCAATTTCGGCTTGAGGCTGACCAACGGCGCGCCAAAAATAAAAGGCGTTTTAGTGCAACGTGCCTTGAATTAGATGGTCGAATTGCTTAAGCTCCGTTCTACAGAACCTATCATGCTGAATATGCGAATGTTGCGGAAAACCTGCGTGCTGCTCGCGCTGCTATGTTTTGCCGGTACAGCAGCGGCTGATGAGACGTCAGTAAGGAAGGCAGTGCAGGATAAATTTCCGCAATCCAAAATCGAGAGCGTGACGAAGACGCCTTACTTTGGCCTTTACGAAGTGTACATCGACAAGGAGCTGTTCTACACCGACGATAAACTCGATTATTTCATCCTCGGCAGCATATACGATGGGAAAACCCTCGAAAACCTGTCAGCAGAACGCATGAGAAAGCTCAACGCAATCAAGTTTGATTCGCTGCCACTGGACATGGCCATCAAGATTGTAAAAGGGAACGGCAAGCGCAAGCTCGCGATTTTTTCGGACCCTTTATGCCCTTTTTGCCAAAGGCTGGAACACAGCATGACAAATGTCACCGACGTGACTATTTACACTTTCCTCTATCCGATTGAATCCCTGCATCCGGGTGCGACGCAAAAAGCCAAGGCGATCTGGTGCTCGCAAGATCGCGTCAAGGCCTGGAACGATTTCATGCTGAAACGCGTCGGGCCCGATGCTCAGCCGAACTGCGACACGCCAGTGGAGAAAATCGTGGAATATGGGCAAAGCAAGGGTTTTAAAGGCACACCGACTCTGATATTTGCTGATGGCGAAGTAATTCCGGGCGCAGTTCCCGCCGCGCAGTTGGAGCAGATGCTGAATCATTTCAGTGCAGATTAAGCTGGCTAATTGGGTTTGAGGTCGTAGTCCTTCGGCAGCAAAACCCACATCCTGCCAGGTTGTTTCATTTTACCCGCCTGATTAGCGGCGTCTTCCCCAAAACCCCAGAAAAAATCAGCGCGCACGCCGCCGTTAATGGCACCGCCTCTGTCCTGTGCCATCATCAAGCGGTTTAACGGCTTATCACTGTTAGGCCAGGTGGTGGCAAGGTAAACCGGCGAACCTTGCGGGATTGCACGCGGGTCGATTGCCAAGCTGCGCCCTGCCGTGAGCGGTACGCCCAAGGAGCCGATCGGCCCGGGCAGATCGTTCGGCAATATCCTGAAAAACACATAACTGGGATTCTCGTTTAAAAGCATGGTCAGTCGCTCCGGGTTTTGGATAGCCCAGTTTTTGATTCCCTGCATCGAGGCCTTTTCCAGCGGCAGTTCGCCGCGCTCCACCAACATTCTGCCGATGGATTTATAGGGATAGCCGTTTTGCTCCGCGTAACCTATATGAAGGGTTTCTCCCGTATCCAGCTTAATCCGGCCCGATCCTTGGATTTGCAGAAAGAACAGTTCTACCGGGTCATCCACCCATAGCAGTTCGCGTCCTTTAAGCGCCGGCTCGCCTTCCTCGATTTCAGCGCGGCTGTAATATGGAACTACTTTTTTCCCGACGATCCGGCCACGCAGGCGCAGGTTTTTGAGTTCCGGGTAGACATCGCTCATGTCCACTACCAGCAAGTCGTCTGGCACACCGTAAATTGGATATCGGAATCGTTTCGACGGCGTCCGGCTCCCATGCAGCAGCGGCTCGTAATAGCCGGTAACCAAACCTTGGTCGCTGCCATCGGCGTTTACCACTTGGTAAGGGGTGAAATTCGTTTCGAAAAAGAGGCGCAGGCTTTGGTTATCCTTGTGTTCGTAAAATTCTGCGGTCAAGCACACCGGCTGCCAAGGCGTCTGGTTTACCAGCACGCTGCAGCTTTGCAGAAACGCATCCCAACTTTGCGCCAGATTGTCGTCCGTCCAGCCGGGCATTGCATCCCAACTGCTCGCCTCAAGCTTGGGAGCAGGCGGTATAGGAGGTATAACGGCGGCTGGAGGAACGACAACCGGTGGCGGGGGTTTTTGCAAAGTGGTACACGCGGTCAGCATTACTCCTGCTGCGAGCAGACAAATTCCTATTTGGCGTTGCATCAGTTTGTTGGTTGAAGTAATAAGCTAACTTTAATGAAGTATAACAAATGATAAATAGACCGGTTGCTATTAGAGGCGGGTACACCGCTTCTAGTTCTTATTCTTATCCTATAGTGGACTTGGCCGGGCGGAGGCAGCAAGGACGACGAGCGTTAATCCGGCGATCGGCTTTGCTGGCGGCGTTCGTTATTTTTTCGCAACGCGCCCGGTTACCGCGTCGTGGAACGGCGCGAGCAGCGTGAAGCCGTACCGTAGCAATACGAATTAATGCAAGACGCGTGGAATACTCAATGCGAATTCGGGAATGGGTGCATTAAAGCTTACGCCGTCCTCGGCGACCATTTGGTAACTCCCGCTCATCGTCCCGACCTGAGTGGCGATAGCTGCACCGCTGGTGTATTCGAAACTCTCGTTGGGCTTCAAAAACGGCTGCTCGCCGACGACGCCAAGTCCACGCACTTCCTGTATCCGGTTTTCCGAGTCAGTGATGATCCAGTGTCTGCTGATAAGTTGCGCTCCAACGTTGCCGGTATTGGTGATCGTGATGGTGTAAGCGAAAACAAATCGCCCGTTCTCAACGTCGGATTGTTCCGGAATGAAATTAGTACGCGCGGAAACTGTGATTTCGTATTTTTTGCTGTTTCCCATGCGACCATTTTATGCCAAGTGACAGGAAGAAACTACCTGTATGAGCCTATGGATAAGAGGTAAAATGCATTTTTGGCTTGGCGCACGACAGGTTACATGTATCGAATCGCTCCCAGCATACTTTCCGCGAACTTCGCGAACCTTGGCGAAGAAGTAATTAGCGTGATTGCTGCCGGAGCCGACCTGATTCATTTCGATGTGATGGACAATCATTATGTACCGAATCTTACCATTGGGCCGCTGGTGTGCGAGGCGCTGCGCCCGCTTACCACGGTGCCTATTGACGCGCACCTGATGATTAAGCCCGTAGACCGCATCATTCCCGATTTCGCCAAGGCGGGGGCCGACATAATTTCCTTCCATCCGGAAGCCACCGAACACATTGACCGCACCATCGGGTTTATCAAGGAACATGGGTGCAAAGCGGGACTGGTATTCAACCCAGCAACGCCCCTGGATTACCTTGACTACGTGCTGGACAAGCTTGATCTGGTGCTCATCATGTCGGTGAACCCAGGCTTTGGCGGGCAGAAGTTTATCCCTGAGGCGCTCAAAAAGCTGCAACGCGTGAGGAGGATGATCGATGAAAGCAAGCGCGATATCTGGCTGGAAGTGGATGGTGGGGTAAAAGTGAACAACATCGCGCAAATCGCGCGCGCCGGCGCAGATACCTTTGTTTCGGGTTCGGGCATATTCGGGGCCAAGGATTACCAGGCTACCATCGGCGCGATGCGCGCGGAGCTTGCCAAGATTTGAGTAGTGCAGAAATGAAGTATTCCCGCGAGGCTCAAGCGTCAAGGATTTCCCGTTGCTGGTGAAAGCGGTGGCGTTCGATCTCGACGGCACGCTTCTTGAAACCGCTGCCGACCTGGCTGCTGCGGCGAACGCCATGTTGCGCGAGCTCGAACTTCCGGTACTGGGCGAAAATAAAATAAAAGGCTTTATCGGCGGTGGAATCACCAATTTGGTGAAACGCACGCTCGCGGCAAGTCTTGCGGATGAACCCGACTTGCAAGTTCTCGAACGTGCGGTCCCGATTTACGAAAAACATTACGCAACGGGAATGCTTAATCACACACGCCCGTTTCCGGGGGTAATGGAAGGCCTCAAAACGATGCGCGCACTAGGCCTGCATCTGACTTGCGTGACCAACAAAGCCGAGCGTTTCGCATGGCCGCTTCTGCGCGCGACCGGGCTTTTGGATTTTTTCGATCTGCTGATTTGCGGCGACAGCTTGCCGAAGAAAAAACCCGATCCGCTGCCGTTGCAGCACGCGTGCAAGTATTTTGGGATCGAGCCCGCGGAGCTGCTATTAATCGGTGACTCGTCACTTGACATGCAAGCCGCGCGTGCTGCGGGGTGCCGCATCTTTTGTGTGCCCTACGGCTATAACCAGGGTCTGGGCGTGCATGAACTGGATTGTGATGCTATAGTAGCGACCCTGCACGAAGCCGCAAAACTGTTACAAACAGAACCCTGGATCAAGACGTGAACTTCACGGAAATTAGAAGATGGGCGATGGAGACCGCGCGCGCCTGGCGTTCGTGGCGCATTGCTTTGTGGCGCTGAAACGCGCTTTTCCATCTTTTCGTTTTTTACTTTTTTCCGGAGTGGTTCATGACTGAAACCGAATTCAAGGCCTACACTGCACAGGGTTTCAACCGCGTGCCGCTGGTGCTGGAAACTTTCGCCGATCTCGATACCCCCCTGTCGGTCTATCTCAAGCTCGCCAATCTGCCGTATTCCTATTTGCTGGAATCCGTGGTCGGCGGCGAACGTTTCGGTCGCTATTCGTTTATCGGACTTGCGGCGGATCGCCGTATCGAAGTGCGCGGGAAATTGCTCAGTGAATATCGCGGCGACAAGCTGCTGCAAAAAATCGAATCACCTGACCCGTTGGCGGCGATTCAGGACGTGCAAAAACGCATTAAAGCGGCTTGGTTGCCGGGGCTTCCGCGTTTTTGTGGGGGATTGGTCGGCTATTTTGCCTACGATGCCGTGCGCCTTGTCGAGTCAAAACTCGCGGCAACAGTTAAGCCCGATGCATTGGATACCCCGGACATTCTCTTGTTGTTCTCGGAGCAGCTCGCGGTGGTGGATAATCTCAGCGGTAAATTGTTTCTGGTCGTGTTTGCCGATCCCGGCGAGAGCGGCGCCTACGCGCGTGGACAGCAGCGCCTGAAGGAACTCCTGCAAGCCTTGCGCCGCCCCGTGCTAATTCCGGACCAGGTGAACGGCAGACCGGCGCAGGTGCGCACTGAATTCACGGAAGGCGCATTCATGCGGGCGGTGGAGCGCGCCAAACGCTATATATACGACGGTGACATCATGCAAGTGGTACTGAGCCAACGCATGAGCCACCCATTCTATGCCTCGCCGCTTTCCCTTTACCGCGCGTTGCGCGCGCTCAATCCGTCTCCCTACATGTTTTACTTTGACTTGGGCGAGTTTCATGTGGTGGGCGCTTCTCCTGAAATCCTGGTGCGTCTAGAACAGGGCACAGTCACCCTACGGCCTATTGCGGGCACCCGACCGCGCGGCGAATCGCGCGCCGAAGATGAAAAACTTGCGCAGGAATTGCTCGCCGATCCTAAAGAACGCGCCGAGCACCTCATGCTTATGGATCTGGGTCGCAATGACGTCGGGCGGGTGGCGCAGACGGGTACGGTACGCGTTACTGAAAACATGACGATTGAAAACTACTCGCACGTCATGCATATCGTCTCCAATGTCGAAGGCAAACTTAAGGCTGGACTCAGTGCGATGGATGTTTTCAAGGCGACTTTTCCTGCAGGTACGGTAACCGGTGCTCCCAAGGTGCGATCCATGGAAATCATAGACGAGCTGGAGCCCGTCAAGCGTGGCATCTACGCCGGCGCCGTGGGTTACCTTGGTTTTAACGGTGACATGGACCTGGCCATTGCCATACGCACCGCTGTTATTAAAAATCAGACTTTATATGTGCAGGCGGGCGCCGGCATCGTTGCCGATTCGGTGCCGGCCAGCGAATGGCAGGAAACGTGCAATAAGGCCAAGGCGGTATTGCGCGCAGCAGAAATGGCGCAAGCGGGACTGGACAGTAAAATTGATTGAAAATGCTGCACCGCGGAGGACCTAGTCGAAGCCGGGAGCACCTTTGCCGTGTGCCGCATGTGCGCCAGCCAGAATTTTCGAAACCCGCAACAAGACGTATTCCAGCCGATAGATAATGTTAGTGCAAGCGCGCGCTGTCGGATTGGACGCAGTCTGGCTTCCAAATCGGCCGTGGACGTGCATTCTATGATTTCGCTGGACGTGAGCGATGGACAAGCGCCGCAGGCAGAAGCAACACGGCGGTAAGCAGGCACATGATCTCTCCGAGTACCGCAACCATCCCAAAGGAGAAGAGGGCTTGATTTCTCGCGGCAAGCAGCGATCCGTAGCCGAGAATGGTCGTGAAAGAGCAGAGCGCTACTGCGCCACCGGTCTTGCTCACAAATGCAGTCACGTCCGAAGGATTCTCGCGGTATCGCTGCAGCACATTGATGGCGTACTCAGCACCAATGCCGAAAGTAATCGGAAACGCCATGAAGTTTAGAAAGTTGATCCGTATATCAAGCGCGATAACGGCACCAGCGAGCAACGTGATACCGGCGAGCAGCGACACCAGGACAGGCAGTGCTTGGCGGCGCGCTCGAAACAGCGCTAACACGACAACGACAACGCCGGCGAACGAGGCCAGAGTTGTAGGTAACGCCTCACGATTAAGGGCCTCCAAAATTTCGGCAGACACGAAGAAGCCGCCGGCTATCTCCGCCGGTGGAGTTACCGTATCGGCGATATTCCGCAATGCGGTCGCTGCGCGTATCGTCAGAGCCCCGTTCCACGTCGAGCCGTTTAAACTCTGTAAAAGGATGGAGGTTCGACCGAACTGCCCGTCCTTTTCCCGCAACCCCAGCGCTAATAGCTCCGGCAGGTCTGCGGCTGAGAAGACCGGTGCGTCGGCGTTCTTCACCAGCGCGGCCAGTGATTCCTTGGCGCCGCTGGGAAGCGCGGCACGCACTGCCGGGGTCAGCTGTTTGGCAATGGCTTGAAGTTCCTGGCGACGTTGTTCCCGATCTGGCGGCAGCACGTCGTCCGGAGTGATCACGCGCGATGTGATGGCTAATAATGGCTCGTGACGTGCGTCTTGCCGCAAACGCGCGGCGATGAGTTGGGCGTTAGCTTTAGTGTTGGACATAACAGCAACCGCTGTGAAGTTGCGACCCAGCACCGCGTCCATTTGACGCGACCAGTAGGCTTCACCATGTATCGCAGATTCACGGCTACGCAACTTGCTCATGTCGTATTCGATGCGGGAAGCGTTGAATTGAAACGCAGCGACCAACGCTGCCAGCAGTAGCACCCCGCCCGCCAAAAGAATTGCACGCGAATGGCATGCGACCAGGTGTCTAAGCCAGCTGCCGGAGGAGGCTGCTAATCCGCGAGGTCGCTCGGGGACTTGGGGACGGCGATCAACGATGGTAAGCATAATGGGCAGCAACAGGTAGGTTGCGGACCAACAGGCCAACATTCCCACGGAGCCGATAACAGCAAACTCGTTAAATCCGCGAAATGTCGTGGTCAGTAGCGAGGCATAACCCACTGCGGCCGCCACCGCGGCTGCAAGTGTCGCTGGCCATGTGCAACGTACTGCCGTCATGACGGCATTCGCCGGAGTGGCACCGCGCCGACGTTCGTCTGTATAGCGAGCGGTCAGAATGATGCCAGAATTAATGCCGTTTCCAGCAACGATAGATCCGAGAAATGCAGTGCTGCTGCACAGAGACTTGACGAAGACGGAGGCGATGCCAAACCCCCATGACGTGCCGATTGCGAGGGGAAACGCAATGCAGACAAGCGCGCCCCACCATCTAAAGAAGAGAACAACCGCGCTTGCTATGCCGAGAATTACCAATACTGCAGAAACACCAATGTCCGATTTCAATGCAGAAAGTTCTTCCACGGCAATGGCAACGTCTCCTGCGTAGCCGACTTGTAGCCCTTGGGCTTCCGGGGCCAGAGAGGCGACTTCCTGTTTGATGTGCTCGAACATCGGTTCGATCTTGTCCAAACCCGTGTCTGCTGTCGCGAGAAACACCAGGACAACGGCTGCGCGGCCATCATTGGAAACAAGACGATCGTCCGGAAAACGACCGGCAAACGGATCCTGTTTCTTGGTGCGGTCGCGCAGAACCGAGAAGGCCGCTTCAGGATTCGCATCGGTTTCAAGCGAAGGGAACAGCGATAACGCACCACTTTGCCGGAATGCAATTAGCGCGGCTATTTGCTCATTCAACCGGCGAATATCTTTGAGTGGAATATAAAGTGAGCCATATTCACGTACGAATCGCCGCTCGGCGCCCACGTCGGTACGGACACTGAGTATGAGATCGGGTCGCGTTGCCGAGTACGCCCGAATGCGGTCGCCCAACTCGGTCGCAAACGCCAGCGGCGGGCCACTACTCCTGCCCCGTATTACGATTCCCAGATGCTGAGAGCCTTCCATACGCTTACGCAACGTCTGGGCACCGCGAACCGCCGGGGAATCGGCCGGCAGGAGTGCTTCGAGATCAGACCGCAGGTTGGCGTACAGGTCCACAGTCGCGCGTCCCGCTGGAACTGCAGTTGCGAAGGCCAATACCAGTACCGTGACGCGCCAGCGGGGGCTGGTCACGAGTCTTTGCATCCACACCAACGCGCTCATGCGATGTAATCCATGACTCGCAGAGCGGCGACTGCCGCTCGGACCGCGAGGCTATGCAGCGGCCGGCACGGTAACTGGGGCGGATCGTCGCGAAACCAGGCAAGCCCGAGGTCACACGCGGTGGCGACGTCATTGCGAGCCAATAGGTCGGTAATCCAGTCGCCCGCGGCTATGCCGAGAGCAAGACCGTGTCCGCACCACCCGACGGCGTGCACAATGCTTGGAGCTTCGGAACACCTGCCGATGGCCGGCAATCCATCCAAAACATAGCCGATGGTGCCGGTCCAGCCATGCGAGATTCGGATTCCTTCGCATGCCAGATCTGGAAAAGTTGAAAAGAGACGGTGCCGCAGATCTGTCAGTGCGCTGGCCGGAATACTTTCGATGCCGGCGCTTGGGTCGAGGCAGGACCGTGGCGCGCCGCCACCGAAAATGAGGCAATTGTTGCTCGATAAGCGAAAGTAATTGAATATTCGGCGCGCCTCCACGATGCCTTCGCGACCAGACCAACCAATGTTTGCCAGCAAGGTGGAAGGGATCGGCTCGGTAGCGAGCGCCTGCAATTGCAGCGGTATAATGCGGCGGCGAAGCCACCCTAGATTAGACGTGTAGCCGGCCGTGGCGAGGACCGCTTGGTCGGCAAGCACTTCTCCGCCACTCGCCAGCGACACGCGCACCTTGCCGTCGTCTGCATAGCCGGTCAAAGCGGACACCGGGCTGTGTTCATAAATGCAAGCGCCGCGATCTATCGCTGCCTTGGCCATTCCGGCGATCAGCTTTCCGGGGTGCACGATCCCCGCGACGCGCAGCCGAAGCGCCGCTGGCCCGCCATTTCGATTGCCCGTTGTGACAGGCAGGCGTATATGTTCCGCCAGGCTGTTGTCATCCAGCAACTCAACGTAGAATCCGCGGGCGTTAAGCCAGTCCGCCTCGGCAGAAAGGCGCCGGCGACCGGCGGTGGAACGCGCCCAATGAATCTGTCCAGTCAAAAACAGGTCGCAATCGATATGCTCTGTCGCGACAAGGTCGCGCACCATTGCCACGGCGCGCAGCGTCTCTCTATAGAGGGCCTCTGCGCCGAGATTGCCATGGCGCCTGATCAATCCAAGCAGGTTCTGACCCACCCCGGGTCCCAACATCCCTGTGCTGCGACACGAGGCACCGGAACCCACGTTCGCGGCCTCTAATACGACTACGCGCAGAGTCGGATAACGTAACAGCAGGTGATAAGCGGTCGACAGCCCCGTGACACCGCCGCCCACAATGGCGACGTCGACGCGAATGCTTCCCTGCGGGCAACTCTGGTATTGCACGCGCGAAATCTCGCCCCAAATAGGGGATTCGATCATCTTGATTTCCGGGCGGCGTGTGCATTATGGAAATGTGCCGCCATAAGCTTGACTTCCTTGCGACTGCAACGCTGCGTGGGACTGCGGAGACTCATTTCATCTTTACCCGTAGCGACTGCGGGAGAAGTCTTAGTCGGGCGGGCAAGCGGCCAACACTTTCGCCGTCGAGTTCCAGCAGCACATGAGAAGGGCTGGTGGCGCGCGCCTGGCTGGCTCGGAAGACTTGGGTGCCCGCTTCCTGGATATGGGCGCCGCTGTATAGGGACCGTTGCTTGCGGATAAAATCCAGCAGACCGAAACCTGTCCATAGTGTCACATCAAATTTCCCGTCATCGATGAGGGCCTGCGGGGCTACGTTCATGCCGCCACCGAAATACCGTCCGTTGCAAAAAGCGCAGTTGGTAATTGAAAATTCGTGT
It encodes:
- a CDS encoding DsbC family protein gives rise to the protein MLNMRMLRKTCVLLALLCFAGTAAADETSVRKAVQDKFPQSKIESVTKTPYFGLYEVYIDKELFYTDDKLDYFILGSIYDGKTLENLSAERMRKLNAIKFDSLPLDMAIKIVKGNGKRKLAIFSDPLCPFCQRLEHSMTNVTDVTIYTFLYPIESLHPGATQKAKAIWCSQDRVKAWNDFMLKRVGPDAQPNCDTPVEKIVEYGQSKGFKGTPTLIFADGEVIPGAVPAAQLEQMLNHFSAD
- a CDS encoding murein transglycosylase A; translated protein: MLTACTTLQKPPPPVVVPPAAVIPPIPPAPKLEASSWDAMPGWTDDNLAQSWDAFLQSCSVLVNQTPWQPVCLTAEFYEHKDNQSLRLFFETNFTPYQVVNADGSDQGLVTGYYEPLLHGSRTPSKRFRYPIYGVPDDLLVVDMSDVYPELKNLRLRGRIVGKKVVPYYSRAEIEEGEPALKGRELLWVDDPVELFFLQIQGSGRIKLDTGETLHIGYAEQNGYPYKSIGRMLVERGELPLEKASMQGIKNWAIQNPERLTMLLNENPSYVFFRILPNDLPGPIGSLGVPLTAGRSLAIDPRAIPQGSPVYLATTWPNSDKPLNRLMMAQDRGGAINGGVRADFFWGFGEDAANQAGKMKQPGRMWVLLPKDYDLKPN
- the apaG gene encoding Co2+/Mg2+ efflux protein ApaG; its protein translation is MGNSKKYEITVSARTNFIPEQSDVENGRFVFAYTITITNTGNVGAQLISRHWIITDSENRIQEVRGLGVVGEQPFLKPNESFEYTSGAAIATQVGTMSGSYQMVAEDGVSFNAPIPEFALSIPRVLH
- the rpe gene encoding ribulose-phosphate 3-epimerase → MYRIAPSILSANFANLGEEVISVIAAGADLIHFDVMDNHYVPNLTIGPLVCEALRPLTTVPIDAHLMIKPVDRIIPDFAKAGADIISFHPEATEHIDRTIGFIKEHGCKAGLVFNPATPLDYLDYVLDKLDLVLIMSVNPGFGGQKFIPEALKKLQRVRRMIDESKRDIWLEVDGGVKVNNIAQIARAGADTFVSGSGIFGAKDYQATIGAMRAELAKI
- a CDS encoding phosphoglycolate phosphatase; translation: MKAVAFDLDGTLLETAADLAAAANAMLRELELPVLGENKIKGFIGGGITNLVKRTLAASLADEPDLQVLERAVPIYEKHYATGMLNHTRPFPGVMEGLKTMRALGLHLTCVTNKAERFAWPLLRATGLLDFFDLLICGDSLPKKKPDPLPLQHACKYFGIEPAELLLIGDSSLDMQAARAAGCRIFCVPYGYNQGLGVHELDCDAIVATLHEAAKLLQTEPWIKT
- the trpE gene encoding anthranilate synthase component I, which translates into the protein MTETEFKAYTAQGFNRVPLVLETFADLDTPLSVYLKLANLPYSYLLESVVGGERFGRYSFIGLAADRRIEVRGKLLSEYRGDKLLQKIESPDPLAAIQDVQKRIKAAWLPGLPRFCGGLVGYFAYDAVRLVESKLAATVKPDALDTPDILLLFSEQLAVVDNLSGKLFLVVFADPGESGAYARGQQRLKELLQALRRPVLIPDQVNGRPAQVRTEFTEGAFMRAVERAKRYIYDGDIMQVVLSQRMSHPFYASPLSLYRALRALNPSPYMFYFDLGEFHVVGASPEILVRLEQGTVTLRPIAGTRPRGESRAEDEKLAQELLADPKERAEHLMLMDLGRNDVGRVAQTGTVRVTENMTIENYSHVMHIVSNVEGKLKAGLSAMDVFKATFPAGTVTGAPKVRSMEIIDELEPVKRGIYAGAVGYLGFNGDMDLAIAIRTAVIKNQTLYVQAGAGIVADSVPASEWQETCNKAKAVLRAAEMAQAGLDSKID
- a CDS encoding MMPL family transporter, with the translated sequence MSALVWMQRLVTSPRWRVTVLVLAFATAVPAGRATVDLYANLRSDLEALLPADSPAVRGAQTLRKRMEGSQHLGIVIRGRSSGPPLAFATELGDRIRAYSATRPDLILSVRTDVGAERRFVREYGSLYIPLKDIRRLNEQIAALIAFRQSGALSLFPSLETDANPEAAFSVLRDRTKKQDPFAGRFPDDRLVSNDGRAAVVLVFLATADTGLDKIEPMFEHIKQEVASLAPEAQGLQVGYAGDVAIAVEELSALKSDIGVSAVLVILGIASAVVLFFRWWGALVCIAFPLAIGTSWGFGIASVFVKSLCSSTAFLGSIVAGNGINSGIILTARYTDERRRGATPANAVMTAVRCTWPATLAAAVAAAVGYASLLTTTFRGFNEFAVIGSVGMLACWSATYLLLPIMLTIVDRRPQVPERPRGLAASSGSWLRHLVACHSRAILLAGGVLLLAALVAAFQFNASRIEYDMSKLRSRESAIHGEAYWSRQMDAVLGRNFTAVAVMSNTKANAQLIAARLRQDARHEPLLAITSRVITPDDVLPPDREQRRQELQAIAKQLTPAVRAALPSGAKESLAALVKNADAPVFSAADLPELLALGLREKDGQFGRTSILLQSLNGSTWNGALTIRAATALRNIADTVTPPAEIAGGFFVSAEILEALNREALPTTLASFAGVVVVVLALFRARRQALPVLVSLLAGITLLAGAVIALDIRINFLNFMAFPITFGIGAEYAINVLQRYRENPSDVTAFVSKTGGAVALCSFTTILGYGSLLAARNQALFSFGMVAVLGEIMCLLTAVLLLPAALVHRSRPAKS
- a CDS encoding FAD-dependent oxidoreductase; the encoded protein is MIESPIWGEISRVQYQSCPQGSIRVDVAIVGGGVTGLSTAYHLLLRYPTLRVVVLEAANVGSGASCRSTGMLGPGVGQNLLGLIRRHGNLGAEALYRETLRAVAMVRDLVATEHIDCDLFLTGQIHWARSTAGRRRLSAEADWLNARGFYVELLDDNSLAEHIRLPVTTGNRNGGPAALRLRVAGIVHPGKLIAGMAKAAIDRGACIYEHSPVSALTGYADDGKVRVSLASGGEVLADQAVLATAGYTSNLGWLRRRIIPLQLQALATEPIPSTLLANIGWSGREGIVEARRIFNYFRLSSNNCLIFGGGAPRSCLDPSAGIESIPASALTDLRHRLFSTFPDLACEGIRISHGWTGTIGYVLDGLPAIGRCSEAPSIVHAVGWCGHGLALGIAAGDWITDLLARNDVATACDLGLAWFRDDPPQLPCRPLHSLAVRAAVAALRVMDYIA